The sequence AAAATTAAATGAATATTTTATTTATTAAATAATAAAAGGAGATTTTTATGAATAAAAAGATATTACTTATTGCAGCATTGGTCCTTATGACTATTGTTTCACTTGGAGCAGTATCTGCAGCAGATGACGTTGCCATAGACGATATAACTGCCGATTCAGGTGATGCTGTCATAACTGATGGTGACGAAGGAGGAGAGACTCCTCAAACTACCACAATGCCTATTACTCCAGAAGATGACATTGAAGATATTCAAGATTATTTCAAATATGGTATAGAAGACAATACTGTGATTGAATTCGAACCTGGAACATATAATGTAGGTAGTCAAGGACTAAAAATCAACAAAACAATAATGACACTAGAACAAGATGTAGATGAAGAAGGAAATCCTGTCATGAAAGAGGTCTACACTCCAGTGACCTTAAACAACATTGTAATTCATGGTAATGGCGCTACCATCATAGGTAAGTTCCCAATGTCAGCAAATTCCAACTATTTTGATGGAATTTTCGAAGTGGACAATGTAAATGGATTAACCATTAGCGGATTCAACTTCATAGTTGACGGTACATATAATCAAGTTACCCCAAAAACTCCATCCTGTCTTATTATCTACAACACAACAAATGCTATAATTGAAGACAATAATATTACTGGTGGACGTTTCGGTCTTTACTTAGGAAGCAAATTCGCTGATCCTAACTACGATGCAATTGTAAGATACAACACCATTTACAATGCACAAGACATGGGTATCATTTCATTCGGTTCCCCTCGCAGCCACATCTACAACAATACAGTCATCAATCCTGCAAACCATGGTATTGACGTAAGACACGGTTCAGGTCCTAACTGTATTGTGGAAAACAACACAATCATCGGTGCAAGGGAAGGTATCTACCTCATGACAGTGCAGGCCACAAAGCTATCGGAAACATTCTCAGCAATTGTGATATAGGTATTACCTGCTACGGATCTTCAAACATCTTCTGTGATGAAAACAAATTCTTAAACCAAACCAAAATCGGATACTTGCTTTCAAGTGGATACAGCAACATCCAAATCGGTGAAAACAACGATTACTCAGGTTTAGTATGGATAGGTATGCCACCTACATTCACTTACAACATCGTTAAGGCTGACAACACTTATGTTGGTGCAACAAACGGTACCTTCAGTCAAGTTACCCCTAGTGAAACCGCTATCAATGCTAGCGCTTTAACCACTATTGCAAAAACCAATAAAAACTTAGTATTTACCTTATATGACTCAAAAGGTAATGCGTTGGCTAACAAGACTGTAAGCGTTACCCTTAATGGTAAAACCACTAATGTAACTACCAACGCTGACGGTAAAGCCACAATCAAAACCAACTTTGCGGCAGCAGGAACCTACTACTACAGTCTCAACTTCCTTGGTGACGACACCGGATGCAAAGCTTCCTTTGCTACTGTAAAAGTGACTGTAAACAAACAAGCGGTCAAAGCCACCTTTGCTAAAAAGACCTTTAAGGTAAAAGCCACCAAGAAAATCAGCTTCACTCTTAAAGACGCTAGCGGCAAAGCTTTAGCAAGCAAAAAAATTACCTTTAAAGTAAACAAAAAGACATACACTGCTAAAACCAACTCCAAAGGTGTTGCAACTGTAAAAATTGTTATCAAGAAAAAAGGCAAATACACTGCAACCGCTAAATTTGCAGGAGACAGCGCTTACAAAGCTATCAGCAAAAAAGCATATATAACTGTAAAATAAGTTTAAAAAATGGATTTTTGAGCATTCTCAAAAATCTTCATTTCTTTTTTTTTTTAATATTTTAACCAATTGAAAAAATATTTTAAAAAATAATATTGTTTCAGATTTAACGAATTATATTTTTATCAATAAAAAAAGATAGAGAAAAATCATTCCTCTACCATAATCAGCTTGCCATTGGAATCCTGATATACCTTACCCATTTCAGTATATCCCTGACCGGATTTATTGCTTATATCGGGAGTTTCATTCAATTGCTGACCTTGATCCACTTCACTTACTTCACTCATCTGTTGCATGACATTCTGCTTTTCCTCTTGGGTCATGTCAGAGAATATGACTCCCTGCATATTCCAGGAAATCACCAAAAAAACCAAAAGACCCACTGCAATCACCAGCATTGCATCCACAAGATTTGCGGTTCCTGCCATAGGATCTTCACTGTCTTCAGACAATCTCTTTCCACCTTGACGACGTACCACATTAATCACCTAAAAAATTGATTGGAAATTTAGATAAAAATAAATCATTATAGATTATTTCCCTCTCATTTCATCCTCTTTCTTCAATCTGTCCAATACGGTATCTGCCAAAGCATCCAAATTGGAAAGATACTGTTCATACCATCGTCTGCGAATCTTTCCTGCCACATAAGCTACAGCACCTGCACCAATACCTACAACAGTAGTGTCAAAAGCCACTATGATTGCACTTGCAAGAGTGTTTACATCTCCACTTCCAAGTGCGGCAAGACCAGGACCCATTGGAATCAAGGTACCCATCAAACCAAGGGTAGGACCGATCTTGGTTACAATGTCTGTCTTTTGAAGGTTTTTCTCAATCTTGTCCTGTTCCTCTTCAAAAAGCTTTCTTGCAAGAGCACGTCTGGTATCTTCACGCAAGTCTTTCGCTCTTGCAATTTCCATCAATACAACCTTTTGGGCATGCTGTATAGGAGCATTCTTTATAATATCCTGAAGATCATTCACATCACAATTAGCTATCCTGTAAATCAGCTCCCTGATTAATTTAACAGGGACTTTCTTGTGAGATGAGTATTCTGAGATAAGGCTTCCAATAATATATACAGCGAAGACTGCAAAAGCCAATAGAAATATGATTACAGGTATCTGCAAACTCTGAGCAATAACATTCAATGCGGAAGTTAACAAATCGCTTCCTGGAATTATTGTTACCATTTAATCACCAAATAATAAACAATTAATTTTGAAATTTTAAAAAAAATTTTGTTTCTTAACTGAAATCAATTAAAAAATCATTTTTTCTAGAAGCCATGACTCCTATAATTATAATTGCAATGGCTAGTCCAAAACTTATGGCCATTGAACTTAATGAAGGAATAGTAATGGATCTCATTGACTGATTGAATACCTGAATTATGTTAGGAATCAATATGGAAGACAATAGGAAATAAATCCCCAAAAAGAGCATGAAGTTTCCAATGACGATTGGATAAGGCTTTTTAAGGAACTTAACTATTAAATTGGATGCAAAATATCCTATGATAATCACCAGCACCATTGCCACAGCAACATATTTGCTCAAGGAAAAGGCACCCAACCCAACTGTAGGAGCAGCCATGATGATGCTTGCCAAAATGGACCCGAAATAGCATGGGCAAGGAGCAACCAATATCATTCTTGTGGTTCTCATAGTGTTCCTTTCATGCTTTTTCCACTCTTTTATTGTATATATCCCTGCAAAAATCATTATGACGGCCATTATCAGGAATAAGATAGAGTTGTATGAATTTATAAAATCAGTTATTTGGTTTGTGTATAGGGAAGCTATAGTTGACAAAAGCATGATTCCTCCACCATAACCTAAAGCAAGAAGAGCTAATTTTTTCTTTGATAAATTAGCTAAGCCACTGGCTATTCCCAATTTGGTTCCAAATAGGATAACAGCTGCAAAAACACCTACTTGCCATAATGCACTCAATATTTCCATAATACACCAAAAAATAATTTTAATTGAATTCAGTGATTCAATAATTTAAAAAAATATATGTGTTATAATTTATGTAATACGATATATAAATATGTTCTTATCAATAAAGCAAAAAAGTTATTTTTTTAGATATATTTAAAAAAAAAGTATGTATAAAGGTTTATTTTATATGAAATAAAGTAGTATTCAATGTTAAAATTTAACTGATTTTAACAAATACCTTATTCTTGCTTTCAGACTTTCTGGAAAACACAAGATCATAATCAATGATCTCATCATCTTCAGTCATTTTTACAGGTGCATCAGAGAGGGAATATTCTCCAATCTGCTTACCATTCATATGGCTTATGTCCTTGATTACCTGATTGATGACGGACAATTCATCTTCATTCAAATCGATTGAAGGCTCAGTTACTGAAAAATACCTGTTCATCACCTTTCCGCAAGGCAATCTTCTTTTTCCCAATCTCACATTATTCTCCTCCACCAGTTCCTCTATGGCTGATTCGAAGTGAATTGGAACAGGGCCTCTTTCCATCTTTCTGTAACTTTCATTTGTTATGGATTTCTTATGAAGCTCATAATGGTTGAAGTCTGAAAAATACAATAGCTTATGGAGGACTGTCCTTCCAACAGTGTTTCTAAAACCGCATTTATATATGATGTAATGCAAGACCATCTTGAACTTTTCTTCCATGAACTCCATTTGAACCATCCCTTGAATTAAAATAAGCAATTATTATTAAACCAATATATAATCTTATTTTATCCATTTTAATATAAATCATTTCTTATTTTACTAACAATATGGCATAAATATATATACTTTGAAAATTATATTTTATATTGTTATAGACTATTTACTTTTTTTGAAACTGATTTATGCTTACTAGATGATATTTTCAAAAATTGATGAATAGGGAGGAATAATTATGGTAGAAGAAACTTTTGAAGAAGTATCCGCAATTTTAAAACACATTATGGAAAACCCAAGCGTACCACGTAACATCAGAAGAGCTGCAGATGAGTCTTTCCAAACCTTGAATGATGAAAGCGAAGACCCAACTGTAAGAGCAAGCGCTGTAATATTGAAGTTAGATGAAATCAGCAACGATCCAAACATCCCAGTTCATGCAAGAACCTTGATTTGGGAAATCTTATCCAAATTGGAAGCTACAACCGTATAGCTTTACTCTTTTTTTATTTATTACTTTTTTTACTTTTTTTCAATCTTTTGTAATACTCTTTTTAAATGATAATTTATCACTATTTTTCATGACCTTTAAAATTTTCAAATCAATTATCTTTGATATCATTGCCTCTATTTCCATTAGGTCTGATTTTAGAAAACCTAGACATGCATTTCAAGTGTAAAATTATGAAAGTTAAACATTAATTTATTGATTTTTACAAAAATCAAAAACCTTTATAAGTAACGGTATCCATAATATATTTAACTTACTATTTTTATTGGGGTGAAATGTATGAACGAAGAAAAAAACAATGAAAAATATGTATCTATAATCTGTTTTAACCAATTTCATGGAAAGAAGATATTCAAGATTGGTTCTATTCTAAAGCTTATCAAGGAGCCGGACAACAGTCACGATGGGGAAGCCATTCGTGTTGAAATGAGATATGCCGGCAAGGTCGGATACCTGGCAAACAGTACGCAAACCGTCGTTAGAGGTACCATGAGTTCCGGAAGGGTTTATGACAAGATCGATGATGAGGACGCCTATGCTATCGTGAAATTCATTTCCCATCAGAATGTCATAGCTAAAATCATCGAAAAAGATAAGCTTGAGGAACTTAAAAAAGATCCTGAAAACGATGTAAACTACATCTAATTATTTTAATCAAAATAAGAGTTATAAATAATCAATGAAATATTAGTTTTAATAGTATAAAACAATCTATAGTCTTGGGGTGATAATGTGGAAGAATCAAAGAAAAATAATGAAATAAATGATGTGAATGAGGACTTAAGCCTCATTCAAAACACTGCATTCATTGACATAAACGGAACAAAAATAGCCATTGAGCTTTTGGACAGCCAGAAGTATGAAAATGTTGAGGCTATTCCAATCAAAACAGATGCATTTGGGAAAAAGGATTTCCTTACATTGAAAAAGGGATATGAGATGAACCTCGTTGAAATCAAGGAACTTGAAAATTCAACTGTAGGCACTGTCTCATGCAGGAATGATGCTGTAACTCCACTTATACTAATCGATGGGGATGAGATTACAGGTGCGATGCAAAACCGTATCATAAACGACAGTCTCCTCATTCCAGCCAAATCAAGGATAAACATTCCAGTTAGCTGCACTGAACACGGAAGATGGCATACCAAAGGTGAAGGGGAAGCAAGCAGAACTTTCAAGCCATCATTGTATTCTGCAAATCACAGTACCAGAAGCAGAAAGTCAAGGGCTTCCTACGAAGAACGTGACTACCAAGGTGACGTCTGGGATTCAATCAGTGAATTCGAATCCAGAGCCAATTTCAGATCCGTTACCAGCGCATTGAATGACAGCTATGAAAACCTTAAGGAAAAGCAGAATGACTATCTGAAACAGTTCCATATTGAAGAAGGACAGAATGGAGTCATCTTCATTGTAAACGGTGAAATGAAGGGATTGGAACTCTTCTATAATCACAGCATCTACAGGGAATATCATGAAAAGCTATGCAGAAGCTATATCATAGAGGCTGTTGTTGAAAAGAAATCCGTAGACAACATTGACAGATTGGAACTCACTAAGACCTTGGAAGACATTTCACTTTCCGAGCTCAAGTCCAAAAAATCAATCGGCCTTGGAGATAATCTTAAGCTATCAAATGATTTCGGATCAGGTTCAGCCCTCGTATGGGAGGATGAATTGATTCACATGACCTTCTTCAAGGATTACAATAAGGATGTAGAAATCATAATTTAACTGCATTCATTATTTATTTTTTATTTTTTTATTATTATCAAAGCTCTTTTTACATCAAAACAGTCCACCTAAAGTAATATCCTTTTACACCATACTCTTTTATCTTTAAATCACTAAAAATCATCAAAATCTATAAAATCTTTAAATGGAGGAGATAATAATGTTTACTCGCGAAGAGCAAATTATGCATGATAGAATGATCGAATCCTTTTTGGACATCGAAGGGGAAGAACTTGAAGGAAAAGACATAAGGGAAATAATATGGTCTTGGCTTAACTGGATGGAGGCTAGATACAAAGCCACCCATGTACATAACTTTTGCTATGCAATAATAGACTGTGACCATGGTGGAATTGTGACTATGATTCCAGAGGAAGTCCCTGATGCAAAGGAAAAGATCAAGGAGCAGTGTGAAAATCTCAATAATAAAAATGATTCTTCGGAAGAAAAGAGAGAAGATTCCAATAAGCAGGAAGAAAGCAATCCTATGATCAATCTCAATGAAGTCACCGATGCATATCTCAATATGGATGATGAATCCTTCATCGATTTCCTGATGAATCATGCTCAGAAAGAAAAATAAGTAAAGTAGAATCAAAAATAAATGAAAAAATAGAAAGTAATAATTCTTCTACAACATGAGAAGAATCAAGTCCATAAACACGAAAAAGAAAAAGAGTGTAATCAAAAAGATGGCGAGTCTTGCAATGTCGATTGCCTTGTCAATGCATTCAACCTTAATCGGATGAAGATTATCGCCTAAAGTGTAGACTCCTTCCTTTTCAAGTTGAATGTTCAATGCTCCTGCCACAGTTGCCATTGTGTATCCTGAATTCGGACTGTCACAGTTTCTTGCATCCCTTCCCATTATGTAATAGGCCCCTCTCCAATTGAGGCCTAAAAAGGCAGCTGAAATTATTATCAGAAATCCGGATATTCTTGCAGGAATGTAATTCAATATGTCATCCAAATGAGCAGGCACATAACCAATATTGTAAAGCTCGTCGGTCTTGTATCCAAGCATGGAATCCATGGTGTCAACTACCCTATGGATCAATGCTGCAAGCAAAGCCAATATCACCACATCAAAGTCATTCAATCCAAGGAGCATTCCAGCTATTCCAACGATTGAATAATAGAAAATAGTGGAAACATATGAATCAGGAATATTCTCTGTCAATGTTTCAATCACTGCAGATATGACATGCTCCTTATTCAATTCACTTGTTTTTCTGCTTACCAGATAGCTTACAGCCTGACGTGCCTTATTCAGGTTATTGTTCTTCAGGTCCCTTTCCACATCACGTGCTGAATCCAAGAGCAACTTGACAGAAAATGTAGAGGACAATAATAATAAAGCTGCAAGCTTGAATAGATAGATCATTCCATCATTAAGGTAAAGGAAATGCTTTATTAGAATCATTGGCACTAAAACTATCAAGGAGGAAACCGCTATTACACATATTGATATTATTAATCCTGAGACTTTATTATCATATTTAATCAAGTATTTCTTGAAAAAGCTTATGATATTTCCAATCCATACAACAGGATGTATTTTAGTTGGGAATTCTCCTATCAACAAATCAAATGCCAGTGCAAACAGCAATATTGTAAGCAGCATGTAAATTGAATTTGAGTAAAGTTCAGTTATCATTAAAATTAAATATATTAGCCAACTATATATAATTTATTGATTAACAACTAATTAAAAAATAATAAATAAATTATTTAATGATTAATTGATAAACTAAACGAATTACAATTTTATTAATGGATGATATTTATGGCAATTGATGAAGAACAAGTAAGAAACTGGTTGATGGAAGAGGATTTGATCCGTGAAAAGATTTATGATGAAAACGCTAATTTCCATTATATTATTAATTTCCCAAACA is a genomic window of Methanobrevibacter sp. containing:
- a CDS encoding MotA/TolQ/ExbB proton channel family protein codes for the protein MVTIIPGSDLLTSALNVIAQSLQIPVIIFLLAFAVFAVYIIGSLISEYSSHKKVPVKLIRELIYRIANCDVNDLQDIIKNAPIQHAQKVVLMEIARAKDLREDTRRALARKLFEEEQDKIEKNLQKTDIVTKIGPTLGLMGTLIPMGPGLAALGSGDVNTLASAIIVAFDTTVVGIGAGAVAYVAGKIRRRWYEQYLSNLDALADTVLDRLKKEDEMRGK
- a CDS encoding DUF2162 domain-containing protein — translated: MEILSALWQVGVFAAVILFGTKLGIASGLANLSKKKLALLALGYGGGIMLLSTIASLYTNQITDFINSYNSILFLIMAVIMIFAGIYTIKEWKKHERNTMRTTRMILVAPCPCYFGSILASIIMAAPTVGLGAFSLSKYVAVAMVLVIIIGYFASNLIVKFLKKPYPIVIGNFMLFLGIYFLLSSILIPNIIQVFNQSMRSITIPSLSSMAISFGLAIAIIIIGVMASRKNDFLIDFS
- a CDS encoding Ig-like domain repeat protein, with protein sequence MLSSGYSNIQIGENNDYSGLVWIGMPPTFTYNIVKADNTYVGATNGTFSQVTPSETAINASALTTIAKTNKNLVFTLYDSKGNALANKTVSVTLNGKTTNVTTNADGKATIKTNFAAAGTYYYSLNFLGDDTGCKASFATVKVTVNKQAVKATFAKKTFKVKATKKISFTLKDASGKALASKKITFKVNKKTYTAKTNSKGVATVKIVIKKKGKYTATAKFAGDSAYKAISKKAYITVK
- a CDS encoding Panacea domain-containing protein is translated as MEFMEEKFKMVLHYIIYKCGFRNTVGRTVLHKLLYFSDFNHYELHKKSITNESYRKMERGPVPIHFESAIEELVEENNVRLGKRRLPCGKVMNRYFSVTEPSIDLNEDELSVINQVIKDISHMNGKQIGEYSLSDAPVKMTEDDEIIDYDLVFSRKSESKNKVFVKIS
- a CDS encoding right-handed parallel beta-helix repeat-containing protein, whose amino-acid sequence is MNKKILLIAALVLMTIVSLGAVSAADDVAIDDITADSGDAVITDGDEGGETPQTTTMPITPEDDIEDIQDYFKYGIEDNTVIEFEPGTYNVGSQGLKINKTIMTLEQDVDEEGNPVMKEVYTPVTLNNIVIHGNGATIIGKFPMSANSNYFDGIFEVDNVNGLTISGFNFIVDGTYNQVTPKTPSCLIIYNTTNAIIEDNNITGGRFGLYLGSKFADPNYDAIVRYNTIYNAQDMGIISFGSPRSHIYNNTVINPANHGIDVRHGSGPNCIVENNTIIGAREGIYLMTVQATKLSETFSAIVI
- a CDS encoding DUF6569 family protein; its protein translation is MEESKKNNEINDVNEDLSLIQNTAFIDINGTKIAIELLDSQKYENVEAIPIKTDAFGKKDFLTLKKGYEMNLVEIKELENSTVGTVSCRNDAVTPLILIDGDEITGAMQNRIINDSLLIPAKSRINIPVSCTEHGRWHTKGEGEASRTFKPSLYSANHSTRSRKSRASYEERDYQGDVWDSISEFESRANFRSVTSALNDSYENLKEKQNDYLKQFHIEEGQNGVIFIVNGEMKGLELFYNHSIYREYHEKLCRSYIIEAVVEKKSVDNIDRLELTKTLEDISLSELKSKKSIGLGDNLKLSNDFGSGSALVWEDELIHMTFFKDYNKDVEIII
- a CDS encoding HIRAN domain-containing protein, with product MNEEKNNEKYVSIICFNQFHGKKIFKIGSILKLIKEPDNSHDGEAIRVEMRYAGKVGYLANSTQTVVRGTMSSGRVYDKIDDEDAYAIVKFISHQNVIAKIIEKDKLEELKKDPENDVNYI
- a CDS encoding cobalamin biosynthesis protein; this translates as MITELYSNSIYMLLTILLFALAFDLLIGEFPTKIHPVVWIGNIISFFKKYLIKYDNKVSGLIISICVIAVSSLIVLVPMILIKHFLYLNDGMIYLFKLAALLLLSSTFSVKLLLDSARDVERDLKNNNLNKARQAVSYLVSRKTSELNKEHVISAVIETLTENIPDSYVSTIFYYSIVGIAGMLLGLNDFDVVILALLAALIHRVVDTMDSMLGYKTDELYNIGYVPAHLDDILNYIPARISGFLIIISAAFLGLNWRGAYYIMGRDARNCDSPNSGYTMATVAGALNIQLEKEGVYTLGDNLHPIKVECIDKAIDIARLAIFLITLFFFFVFMDLILLML
- a CDS encoding DUF2149 domain-containing protein translates to MAGTANLVDAMLVIAVGLLVFLVISWNMQGVIFSDMTQEEKQNVMQQMSEVSEVDQGQQLNETPDISNKSGQGYTEMGKVYQDSNGKLIMVEE
- a CDS encoding UPF0147 family protein — protein: MVEETFEEVSAILKHIMENPSVPRNIRRAADESFQTLNDESEDPTVRASAVILKLDEISNDPNIPVHARTLIWEILSKLEATTV